A genomic stretch from Falco cherrug isolate bFalChe1 chromosome 3, bFalChe1.pri, whole genome shotgun sequence includes:
- the GLIPR2 gene encoding Golgi-associated plant pathogenesis-related protein 1, whose protein sequence is MGKSASKQFAEEVLKAHNDYRKKHGVPPLKLCKKLNRGAQQYAEELATTRVLKHSSESANGKYGENLAWASYDQTGKDVADRWYSEIKNYSFQNPGFSSGTGHFTAMVWKNTKKMGVGKASASDGSTFVVARYDPAGNVVNPGYYEENVLPPRK, encoded by the exons CTTCCAAACAATTTGCCGAAGAAGTCTTGAAAGCACACAATGACTACAGGAAGAAACATGGAGTTCCCCCTTTAAAACTCTGCAAGAAGTTAAACAGAGGAGCCCAACA GTATGCAGAAGAACTGGCTACCACGAGGGTCCTTAAACACAGCTCCGAATCTGCTAATGGAAAATATGGAGAAAACCTAGCATGGGCATCCTATGACCAAACAG ggaaggaTGTGGCTGACAGATGgtacagtgaaataaaaaattacagctttcaaAACCCAGGGTTTTCTTCTGGGACAG gTCACTTCACAGCAATGGTTTGGAAGAATACAAAAAAGATGGGAGTTGGAAAAGCATCTGCTAGTGATGGCTCAACATTTGTGGTGGCTAGATATGATCCCGCTGGAAATGTAGTAAATCCAGgctattatgaagaaaatgtcCTTCCTccaagaaaataa